Proteins from a single region of Campylobacter sp. RM16704:
- the dcuC gene encoding C4-dicarboxylate transporter DcuC — translation MLGLFFAGCSVVLLVFMLYKKINAHMALLLSGLLLLALAGIFGLSPIISEKQSLHLGIFDIFQVVNTKMSSTLAGLGLTLMCIAGFSAYMDHVGASYALFKVFERPLKAVKSPYILLLVSYFVVQFLVLFIPSHAGLALLLMVTMYPILVRSGVSKLSALSVIGICQYIDHGPGSGNVILAAKTAEIDPAVYFVHYQLPTTVPIIIAVGIAIYFCAKYFDNKENFVFNRDEVEKELVEHDGKNEELKKPPRIYAILPIIPLVLILGFSSVLDSIMVLMGLTTMEEVKAASSTAIKMNVPVAMMISTFIAIIFEIIRYKSLIDTLNSIMVFFKGMGHLFVITVSLIVCGQVFASGLLSVGFVDTLIGFAKDAGFGVLAIIIAVSILLAVCAFLMGSGNAAFFSFAPLIPNIAKSFGVETIAMIAPIQIMTGFGRCVSPIAPAILAISAMAKVNPLQVVKRTAIPMLVAAIVNVIMTYIYL, via the coding sequence ATGTTAGGTTTATTTTTTGCAGGATGCTCTGTAGTATTGTTAGTTTTTATGCTTTATAAAAAAATCAACGCTCATATGGCGTTGCTTTTGAGTGGTTTGCTCTTGTTAGCTTTAGCAGGAATTTTTGGACTTTCTCCTATTATTAGTGAAAAGCAATCTTTACATTTAGGTATTTTTGATATTTTCCAAGTAGTAAATACCAAAATGTCAAGCACTTTAGCAGGACTTGGACTTACTTTGATGTGTATAGCAGGGTTTTCTGCATATATGGATCATGTGGGTGCAAGTTATGCTTTATTCAAAGTATTTGAAAGACCTTTAAAGGCAGTAAAATCACCTTATATTTTATTGCTAGTTTCTTATTTTGTAGTTCAATTTTTAGTGCTTTTTATACCTTCACATGCAGGTTTAGCACTTTTGCTTATGGTTACAATGTATCCTATTTTGGTGCGTTCGGGTGTTTCTAAGCTTTCAGCACTTTCAGTAATTGGAATTTGTCAATATATTGACCACGGACCTGGAAGTGGTAATGTGATTTTAGCTGCAAAAACTGCTGAAATTGATCCTGCGGTGTATTTTGTGCATTATCAGCTTCCTACAACTGTGCCTATCATCATAGCAGTAGGTATTGCAATTTATTTTTGTGCTAAATATTTTGATAACAAAGAAAATTTTGTATTTAATCGTGATGAGGTTGAAAAAGAATTAGTTGAGCATGATGGTAAAAATGAAGAACTTAAAAAACCACCTAGAATTTATGCAATTTTACCTATTATACCTCTAGTGTTAATTTTGGGTTTTAGTAGCGTTTTAGATAGCATTATGGTTTTAATGGGGCTTACAACTATGGAAGAAGTTAAGGCAGCTTCATCTACAGCTATAAAAATGAATGTTCCAGTTGCAATGATGATCTCAACCTTTATAGCAATTATTTTTGAAATTATTCGTTATAAAAGTTTAATTGATACTTTAAATTCTATCATGGTATTTTTCAAGGGTATGGGACATTTGTTTGTGATTACAGTTTCTTTGATCGTTTGTGGTCAAGTCTTTGCAAGTGGACTTTTATCAGTTGGTTTTGTGGATACTTTAATAGGTTTTGCGAAAGATGCAGGTTTTGGGGTGCTTGCTATTATCATAGCTGTGTCTATTTTACTTGCTGTATGTGCGTTTTTAATGGGTTCAGGAAATGCAGCATTTTTCTCTTTCGCACCACTTATCCCAAATATAGCAAAATCTTTTGGCGTTGAAACCATAGCTATGATAGCACCTATTCAAATCATGACAGGTTTTGGTAGATGTGTTTCGCCTATTGCGCCTGCTATTTTGGCAATTTCAGCTATGGCTAAAGTAAATCCATTACAAGTTGTAAAAAGAACAGCTATTCCTATGCTTGTAGCTGCTATTGTTAATGTGATTATGACTTATATTTATCTATAA
- a CDS encoding trans-sulfuration enzyme family protein: MNNKTKLIHLGRGDQNAEVRPVNPTLMRASTILFKDHATWQKYRELRKTDRVLSYGARGTATNFELEKLICALEGGHRAQLFPTGLAALAMVLLNYASKDAHFLITDAIYGPVRTICDLFLTKMGVEIDFLKADASDVEEKIKPNTKLILCESPGSILYEIIDLPKLCEIAHKHNIPVAIDNTYSSGYFLNPLELGVDISVIAATKYLSGHSDVTMGIVVINEKEWKNFDKLPEALGFTTSPDDAYLVLRGMRTLDVRMKAHEKSADEIVEFLQSRKEVKTIFYPKLKTHPNHEVFMRDHKGANGMVTIEFADGISKEQAIKFVDNLEYFSIGASWGGYESLATVTTPPRTATDWSARGPFVRFHIGLEDSKDLIADLKQAFEKINFKG, encoded by the coding sequence ATGAACAACAAAACTAAATTAATCCACCTAGGAAGAGGCGATCAAAATGCTGAGGTAAGACCTGTTAATCCAACCCTAATGCGTGCATCAACTATACTTTTTAAAGATCATGCAACTTGGCAAAAATACCGCGAACTAAGAAAAACTGATCGTGTTTTAAGTTATGGTGCTAGAGGAACAGCAACTAATTTTGAACTTGAAAAACTAATTTGTGCGCTTGAAGGTGGCCATAGAGCGCAACTTTTCCCAACAGGACTTGCAGCACTAGCTATGGTGCTTTTAAATTATGCTAGCAAAGATGCTCATTTTTTAATTACTGATGCTATTTATGGACCTGTTAGAACGATTTGTGATTTGTTTTTAACTAAAATGGGTGTAGAAATTGACTTTTTAAAAGCTGATGCTTCTGATGTAGAAGAAAAAATCAAACCAAACACAAAATTAATCCTTTGTGAAAGCCCAGGTTCTATACTTTATGAAATCATAGATTTACCAAAACTTTGTGAAATTGCACACAAACATAATATACCAGTAGCGATTGATAATACTTATTCAAGTGGGTATTTTTTAAATCCACTTGAGCTTGGTGTGGATATTTCAGTGATTGCAGCGACTAAGTACTTAAGTGGGCATTCAGATGTTACTATGGGTATAGTAGTGATTAATGAAAAAGAATGGAAAAATTTCGACAAATTGCCAGAAGCTTTAGGATTTACTACAAGCCCTGATGATGCTTATTTGGTGCTTCGTGGTATGAGAACTTTAGATGTAAGAATGAAAGCTCATGAAAAAAGTGCGGATGAGATAGTAGAGTTTTTACAAAGTAGAAAAGAAGTTAAAACAATCTTTTATCCAAAATTAAAAACTCATCCAAACCATGAAGTTTTTATGCGTGATCATAAAGGTGCTAACGGTATGGTAACGATTGAATTTGCAGATGGTATTTCTAAAGAACAAGCCATTAAATTTGTAGATAATTTAGAGTATTTTTCAATCGGTGCAAGCTGGGGTGGATATGAGAGTTTAGCTACTGTTACTACTCCACCAAGAACGGCAACAGATTGGAGTGCTAGAGGGCCTTTTGTGAGATTTCATATAGGTCTTGAAGATAGTAAGGATTTGATTGCTGATTTAAAACAAGCATTTGAAAAAATAAATTTTAAAGGATAG
- the purB gene encoding adenylosuccinate lyase, with translation MGVSVFDMRLLQDSWSTPAMRAIFSEENRIQKWLDVEAALAKAQAKLGIIPNEAAIEIAKKAHYKFMDMDFIFAEFKKTKHPLVPTVRGLEKACENGLGEYVHFGVTTQDIIDTGIVLQFKEAMALIKQDLKDIAKNLAKIAKEHKNTAMMGRTLALQALPITFGHKVAIWLSELNRHYERIAELEKRLYVGLIVGAVGTKASLSDKANEVEKLTLESLGLEVPDISWQPARDRFIELGYVLGNINATFNKIAHQLLILAHNEIDEIAEPFGKGQVGSSTMPHKRNPAVSENAVTVSNALRANIAILSDIERHEHERDGQVWKMEWKLLPEAFLMLSVVLANMKFVFDDLEVKKDKMLKNLDTLNGFVLAERVMFALSDHYGKQHAHEIVYENAMRGIENHKTFKEVLLEDERVSKVLSEKDIDTLMDATTYVGYAPKLVDEFLEKIANAPILK, from the coding sequence ATGGGTGTGAGTGTATTTGATATGAGGTTGCTTCAAGATTCTTGGAGCACCCCTGCAATGAGAGCTATTTTTAGTGAAGAAAATAGAATTCAAAAATGGCTTGATGTAGAAGCTGCTTTGGCAAAGGCTCAAGCAAAACTTGGCATTATCCCTAATGAAGCAGCTATAGAAATAGCTAAAAAAGCTCATTATAAATTTATGGACATGGATTTTATTTTTGCTGAATTTAAAAAGACTAAACACCCTTTAGTACCTACTGTGCGTGGTTTGGAAAAAGCTTGCGAAAATGGTTTGGGAGAATATGTGCATTTTGGAGTTACTACTCAAGATATTATAGATACGGGTATAGTTTTACAATTTAAAGAAGCTATGGCTTTAATCAAGCAAGATTTAAAAGATATAGCTAAAAATTTAGCAAAAATCGCAAAAGAGCATAAAAATACTGCTATGATGGGAAGAACCTTAGCTTTACAAGCTTTACCTATAACTTTTGGACACAAAGTTGCAATTTGGCTTAGTGAATTAAACCGCCACTATGAAAGAATTGCTGAACTTGAAAAAAGATTATATGTGGGATTAATTGTAGGTGCAGTAGGAACTAAAGCAAGCTTAAGTGACAAGGCTAATGAAGTAGAAAAACTTACTTTAGAAAGCTTAGGTTTAGAAGTTCCTGATATCTCATGGCAACCAGCAAGAGATCGTTTTATTGAGCTTGGTTATGTTTTGGGTAATATTAATGCAACCTTTAACAAAATTGCACATCAGCTTTTAATTTTAGCTCATAATGAAATCGATGAAATTGCTGAGCCTTTTGGAAAAGGTCAAGTAGGAAGCTCTACTATGCCTCATAAAAGAAATCCTGCAGTAAGTGAAAACGCAGTGACTGTAAGTAATGCCCTAAGAGCAAATATTGCAATTTTAAGCGATATAGAAAGACATGAGCATGAAAGAGATGGCCAAGTTTGGAAAATGGAATGGAAGCTTTTACCAGAAGCATTTTTAATGCTTTCAGTGGTATTGGCAAATATGAAATTTGTCTTTGATGATTTAGAAGTTAAAAAAGACAAAATGTTAAAAAATCTTGATACGCTTAATGGTTTTGTATTAGCAGAACGCGTGATGTTTGCTTTGAGTGATCATTATGGTAAGCAACATGCACATGAAATTGTTTATGAAAATGCTATGAGAGGTATAGAAAATCATAAAACTTTTAAAGAAGTTTTACTTGAAGATGAGCGTGTAAGTAAGGTTTTAAGTGAAAAAGATATTGATACTTTAATGGATGCTACAACTTATGTAGGTTATGCACCAAAATTAGTTGATGAGTTCTTAGAAAAAATTGCTAATGCACCAATTCTAAAGTAG
- a CDS encoding MmgE/PrpD family protein yields the protein MYLSEKLAEFIVNLDYEAIPSEVKQRAKELMLDALGTALAAKNEACVLNATKAFEALSVNPSEKIWSEDKKLDVIYAAMVNAIAAHALDFDDTHTEAILHASAILTPLCLTYGFSVSKDGKKVLKAFIVGWEVAARVGIASKGSFHKRGFHTTAIAGIFGSVAANCVLLDLNKEQIINALGLAGSFASGVNEFLSNGSNSKVLHIANALKNGILVANFAKANMSGPLSIFEGRDNIFRTFGLEEECDKSELCKGLNEIWQIMQVSLKPYPSCHFAHGLIDCAMSLRNDGLKVQDIKSIHCFVDEVPISFICDPIEVKYTPQSAYAAKFSMPFLMALAFFDGKITLKSYEDLNRAELIEFAKKISYEKKKSTGFPKYFPGHLEAVLNDGRVIKKDVLINKGNFDNPLSFDELKDKFLSNASIALSLEKAEELVKKLQNLENINGFDF from the coding sequence ATGTATTTAAGTGAAAAATTAGCCGAATTTATCGTAAATTTAGACTATGAAGCTATTCCTAGTGAAGTAAAGCAAAGAGCAAAAGAGCTTATGCTTGATGCACTAGGAACGGCTTTAGCTGCTAAAAATGAAGCTTGTGTTTTAAATGCAACTAAGGCCTTTGAAGCCTTAAGTGTAAATCCTAGTGAAAAAATTTGGAGTGAAGATAAAAAGCTTGATGTAATTTATGCTGCGATGGTAAATGCTATTGCAGCACATGCCCTTGATTTTGATGATACTCATACTGAAGCTATTTTGCACGCTAGTGCAATTTTGACTCCACTTTGTTTAACTTATGGATTTAGTGTAAGTAAAGATGGGAAGAAAGTTTTAAAAGCCTTTATTGTTGGTTGGGAAGTTGCTGCTAGAGTGGGTATAGCAAGTAAAGGAAGTTTCCATAAACGCGGGTTTCATACTACAGCTATAGCAGGAATTTTTGGTAGTGTGGCTGCAAATTGTGTTTTGCTTGATTTAAACAAAGAGCAAATCATTAATGCTTTAGGTTTGGCAGGAAGTTTTGCAAGCGGAGTAAATGAGTTTTTATCTAATGGATCTAATTCTAAAGTTTTACACATAGCTAATGCTTTGAAAAATGGAATTTTAGTAGCAAATTTTGCAAAAGCTAATATGAGTGGTCCTTTGAGTATATTTGAAGGAAGAGATAATATCTTTAGAACTTTTGGTTTAGAAGAAGAATGTGATAAAAGCGAACTTTGCAAGGGCTTAAATGAAATTTGGCAAATAATGCAAGTTTCGCTAAAACCTTATCCAAGCTGTCATTTTGCACATGGGCTTATTGATTGTGCTATGAGCTTAAGAAATGATGGCTTAAAAGTACAAGATATAAAAAGCATACATTGCTTTGTAGATGAGGTGCCAATTTCATTTATATGTGATCCAATCGAAGTAAAATACACACCACAAAGTGCTTATGCCGCCAAATTTTCCATGCCTTTTTTAATGGCTTTGGCATTTTTTGATGGTAAAATTACTTTAAAATCTTATGAAGACTTAAATAGAGCTGAACTAATAGAATTTGCTAAAAAAATCAGCTATGAGAAGAAAAAATCTACTGGTTTCCCTAAATATTTTCCAGGACATTTAGAAGCTGTTTTAAATGATGGAAGAGTAATTAAAAAAGATGTACTGATTAATAAAGGAAATTTTGACAATCCTTTAAGTTTTGATGAATTAAAAGATAAATTTCTTTCTAATGCTAGCATAGCACTTTCTTTAGAAAAGGCTGAGGAGTTAGTCAAAAAGCTTCAAAATTTAGAAAATATAAATGGTTTTGATTTCTAG
- a CDS encoding FeoA family protein codes for MTLDVLKDNEEAIIIGFGADKQLLARLFSFGFAKNKKIKKIRSSMANSTIMVELDTACVILRSNEAKIIQISKDF; via the coding sequence ATGACTTTGGATGTTTTAAAAGATAATGAAGAAGCTATTATAATAGGATTTGGCGCTGATAAGCAACTTTTAGCAAGGCTTTTTAGTTTTGGCTTTGCAAAAAATAAAAAAATTAAAAAAATCCGTTCTTCTATGGCAAATTCTACTATTATGGTAGAGCTTGATACAGCTTGTGTAATTTTAAGATCAAACGAAGCTAAAATAATACAAATTTCAAAAGATTTTTAA
- the feoB gene encoding ferrous iron transport protein B, whose translation MKKIIIALVGQPNVGKSLLINALCKANMKVGNFSGVTVEKAEARLVYKNYEFEFIDLPGTYALDGYSEEEKITKEFLKKGNFDLVVNVLDSTNLERNLILSASLIDAKVKMIMALNMQDEAKNEGFDINFKVLSELFNTPCIGVCAKTKENLNTLLDLIISTHKAKFEPKERIFSDIIEEELVKISDFLNKNNITYLNFSTKDLALALLKSEANIAISHSLRKILDEALEKIYMAYHSKDIESIFKEELVDFANGICIKVLSKSIKYKNHTKEIDSILINKYLGIPIFLFFMWALFQLTFTLGQIPMDYIEGFFATLGEMVKSNISNDFIASALADGILGGVGAVVTFLPNIMILFFGIALLETTGYMARVAFLLDGILYKFGLHGKSFIPLITGFGCSVPAFMATRTLKNKKDRLLTLFIINFMSCGARLPVYVLFVGVFFPTEVAGNYLFGIYLLGAFLGLIAAKILRMSAFRGQDEPFVMEMPKYRMPNWNLVWFMVFNKAKMYLKKAGTFILIASLLIWFASNFPMQKNNIQDTLSQKLQIENSYLGQFGKAIEPIFAPLDFDWKLSVSLVSGLAAKEVMISTMGVLYSLGNEVDETSSNLQEVIKENIPFSTAIAYILFVMIYNPCFAATIVFTKESGSKKYTLYLFLFTCLSAYLTAFMGLSIVNLFHH comes from the coding sequence ATGAAAAAAATCATTATTGCCTTAGTGGGTCAGCCAAATGTTGGAAAAAGTTTATTAATCAATGCACTTTGTAAAGCCAATATGAAGGTTGGAAATTTTAGTGGCGTTACGGTTGAAAAGGCTGAAGCTAGATTAGTTTATAAAAACTATGAGTTTGAATTTATAGATTTACCAGGAACTTATGCATTAGATGGTTATAGCGAAGAGGAAAAAATCACAAAAGAGTTTTTAAAAAAAGGTAATTTTGATCTTGTAGTAAACGTGCTTGATTCTACAAATTTAGAACGTAATTTAATCTTAAGTGCTAGTTTAATAGACGCTAAAGTTAAAATGATTATGGCTTTAAATATGCAAGATGAAGCCAAAAATGAAGGTTTTGATATAAATTTTAAAGTTTTATCAGAACTTTTCAATACTCCTTGTATTGGTGTTTGTGCTAAAACCAAAGAAAATTTAAATACACTTTTGGATTTAATCATTTCAACTCACAAAGCTAAATTTGAACCCAAAGAACGCATTTTTAGTGACATCATAGAAGAAGAGCTTGTAAAAATAAGTGATTTTTTAAATAAAAACAATATAACCTATTTGAATTTTTCCACTAAAGACTTAGCACTTGCTTTGCTTAAAAGTGAAGCTAATATTGCTATTTCTCATTCTTTGAGAAAAATACTTGATGAAGCTTTAGAAAAAATTTATATGGCTTATCATAGTAAAGACATAGAAAGTATTTTTAAAGAAGAGCTTGTTGATTTTGCAAATGGTATATGTATTAAAGTTTTAAGCAAGAGTATTAAATATAAAAATCATACGAAAGAAATTGATTCTATTTTAATAAATAAATATTTAGGAATTCCTATATTTTTATTTTTTATGTGGGCTTTGTTTCAGCTAACCTTTACTTTAGGGCAAATTCCTATGGATTATATAGAGGGATTTTTTGCTACTTTAGGTGAGATGGTAAAAAGTAATATTAGTAATGACTTTATAGCTTCAGCCTTAGCTGATGGTATTTTAGGTGGAGTTGGTGCTGTAGTGACTTTTTTACCAAACATAATGATTTTATTTTTTGGTATAGCCTTGCTTGAAACAACTGGATATATGGCTAGGGTTGCATTTTTATTAGATGGAATTTTATATAAATTTGGATTGCATGGTAAAAGTTTTATTCCTTTGATCACGGGTTTTGGTTGTTCAGTGCCTGCTTTTATGGCTACAAGAACTTTAAAAAATAAAAAAGATAGATTATTAACTCTTTTTATTATTAATTTTATGAGTTGTGGCGCGAGGCTTCCTGTATATGTGCTTTTTGTTGGGGTATTTTTTCCTACTGAAGTGGCAGGGAATTATCTTTTTGGGATTTATCTTTTAGGTGCATTTTTGGGTTTGATTGCAGCTAAAATTTTAAGAATGAGTGCTTTTAGAGGACAAGATGAACCCTTTGTAATGGAAATGCCAAAATATAGAATGCCAAATTGGAATTTGGTATGGTTTATGGTGTTTAACAAAGCCAAAATGTATTTAAAAAAAGCAGGAACATTTATTTTGATAGCTTCCTTGCTTATTTGGTTTGCGAGTAATTTTCCTATGCAAAAAAATAATATTCAAGATACTTTAAGTCAAAAACTTCAGATAGAAAATAGTTATCTTGGGCAATTTGGTAAAGCAATAGAGCCTATTTTTGCACCACTTGACTTTGATTGGAAACTTAGTGTTTCTTTGGTAAGTGGTTTAGCTGCTAAAGAAGTGATGATTTCTACCATGGGCGTACTTTATTCTTTAGGCAATGAAGTTGATGAAACAAGTTCAAATTTACAAGAGGTTATAAAAGAAAATATCCCTTTTAGCACAGCTATTGCCTATATTTTATTTGTGATGATTTATAATCCTTGTTTTGCAGCTACCATAGTATTTACTAAAGAATCAGGAAGTAAAAAATATACTTTATATTTATTTTTATTTACCTGTTTAAGTGCATATTTAACAGCATTTATGGGATTAAGTA